From the Anguilla anguilla isolate fAngAng1 chromosome 6, fAngAng1.pri, whole genome shotgun sequence genome, one window contains:
- the gpr63 gene encoding probable G-protein coupled receptor 63, with product MVYSADVPRADAAETNATFDTSGARLLNLSDPGSGTFPPTMATASAENCTSGCGAAAYAATTAPILQAGAEGVGLPLQVFFLIAIIVILLVSLLGNAVVCLMVYQRSAMRSAINILLASLAFGDMMLAVLNMPFALVTVMTTHWIFGDAFCRVSAMFFWLFVIEGVAILLIISIDRFLIIVQKQDKLSPYRAKVLIGVSWVLSLCFSFPLAVGQPRLQIPSRAPQCVFGHSTEPGYRAYVVLTALVVFFVPFTVMLYTFMGILGTVRHNAIRIHSHPDSICLSQASKLGLMSLQRPFQMNIDMSFKTRAFTTILILFSVFTVCWAPFTAYSLFSTFSSSFYHRASFFEISTWLLWLCYLKSALNPLIYYWRIKKFRDACLDLMPKYFKFLPQLPGHTKRRIRPSAIYVCGEHRSVV from the coding sequence ATGGTTTACTCCGCTGACGTGCCCCGCGCGGACGCCGCGGAGACCAACGCAACCTTCGACACCTCGGGCGCGAGGCTTCTGAACCTTTCGGACCCGGGTTCCGGAACGTTCCCCCCCACCATGGCCACGGCCTCCGCGGAGAACTGCACCTCGGGCTGCGGGGCGGCGGCGTACGCCGCGACGACGGCCCCCATCCTCCAGGCGGGCGCGGAGGGCGTCGGCCTGCCCCTCCAGGTGTTCTTCCTCATCGCCATCATTGTCATCCTGCTGGTCTCCCTCCTGGGAAACGCGGTGGTGTGCCTGATGGTCTACCAGCGGTCGGCCATGCGCTCGGCCATCAACATCCTGCTGGCCAGCCTGGCCTTTGGCGACATGATGCTGGCTGTCCTGAACATGCCCTTCGCGCTGGTCACCGTCATGACCACGCATTGGATCTTCGGGGACGCGTTCTGCCGGGTCTCAGCCATGTTCTTTTGGCTCTTCGTCATCGAGGGCGTGGCCATCCTGCTCATAATCAGCATCGACCGCTTCCTCATCATCGTGCAGAAGCAGGACAAACTGAGCCCCTATAGGGCCAAAGTGCTGATTGGCGTATCCTGGgtcctctccctctgcttctccttccCCCTGGCCGTGGGGCAGCCCCGCCTCCAGATCCCTTCCAGGGCCCCGCAGTGCGTGTTCGGCCACTCCACCGAGCCCGGGTACCGGGCCTACGTGGTCCTGACGGCGCTGGTCGTCTTCTTCGTCCCTTTCACAGTCATGCTCTACACCTTCATGGGCATCCTGGGCACGGTGCGCCACAACGCCATCCGCATCCACAGCCATCCGGACAGCATCTGCCTGAGCCAGGCCAGCAAGCTGGGCCTGATGAGCCTGCAGAGGCCCTTCCAGATGAACATAGACATGAGCTTCAAGACGCGTGCCTTCACCaccatcctcatcctcttctCCGTCTTCACCGTGTGCTGGGCGCCCTTCACCGCCTACAGCCTGTTTTCCACCTTCAGCAGCAGCTTCTACCACAGGGCCAGCTTCTTCGAGATCAGCACCTGGCTCCTCTGGCTATGCTACCTCAAGTCCGCCCTCAACCCTCTCATCTACTACTGGCGGATCAAGAAGTTCCGCGACGCCTGCCTGGACCTGATGCCCAAGTACTTTAAGTTCCTGCCCCAGCTCCCGGGCCACACCAAGCGGCGAATTCGTCCCAGCGCCATCTACGTATGCGGGGAGCATCGTTCGGTCGTTTGA